Proteins co-encoded in one Pseudorhizobium banfieldiae genomic window:
- a CDS encoding carbohydrate ABC transporter permease, translating into MANISTLNTTAAGFDAVSDQVASGPRGRKPRRVLSARNIMLYGTLFVAALYYLLPLYVMVVTSLKGMPEVRMGNIFAPPMEITFEPWVKAWAEACTGLNCDGLSRGFWNSVRILIPSVVVSIAVASVSGYSLANWRFKGSELFFSILIIGAFIPYQVMIYPVVIALRELGVYGTLTGLVIVHTIFGMPILTLLFRNYFASLPVELFKAARIDGAGFWQIYFRIMLPMALPIFVVAMILQVTGIWNDFLFGVVFTRPDVYPMTVQLNNIVNSVQGVKEYNVNMAATLLTGAVPLIVYFLSGRLFVRGIAAGAVKG; encoded by the coding sequence GTGGCTAACATCTCCACCCTCAACACCACGGCGGCAGGTTTCGATGCCGTCTCCGATCAGGTCGCGAGCGGTCCCCGAGGGCGCAAACCCCGGCGCGTGCTCTCGGCCCGCAACATCATGCTCTACGGCACGCTCTTCGTTGCAGCGCTCTACTACCTCCTGCCGCTCTACGTGATGGTGGTCACCTCGCTCAAGGGCATGCCGGAAGTGCGCATGGGCAACATCTTCGCGCCGCCCATGGAGATCACCTTCGAGCCGTGGGTGAAGGCCTGGGCGGAGGCCTGCACCGGACTCAATTGCGATGGCCTCTCGCGCGGTTTCTGGAATTCGGTCCGGATCCTGATACCCTCCGTCGTGGTTTCGATCGCAGTCGCCTCCGTGAGTGGCTATTCGCTTGCCAACTGGCGCTTCAAGGGCTCCGAGCTTTTCTTCTCGATCCTGATCATCGGTGCCTTCATCCCTTACCAGGTGATGATCTATCCGGTCGTCATCGCCCTGCGCGAACTCGGCGTATACGGCACGCTGACAGGACTCGTCATCGTCCACACGATCTTCGGCATGCCAATCCTGACGCTGCTGTTCCGCAACTACTTCGCCTCGCTGCCGGTCGAGCTGTTCAAGGCGGCGCGTATCGACGGCGCGGGTTTCTGGCAGATCTATTTCCGCATCATGCTGCCAATGGCGCTGCCGATCTTCGTCGTCGCGATGATCCTGCAGGTGACCGGTATCTGGAACGACTTCCTGTTCGGCGTCGTGTTCACCCGGCCGGATGTCTATCCGATGACCGTCCAGCTCAACAACATCGTCAACTCCGTCCAGGGCGTGAAGGAGTACAACGTCAACATGGCCGCGACGCTTCTGACGGGGGCGGTACCACTGATCGTCTACTTCCTGTCAGGCCGGCTTTTTGTCCGCGGCATCGCCGCAGGTGCAGTGAAGGGGTAA